A stretch of the Clostridium fungisolvens genome encodes the following:
- a CDS encoding ABC transporter substrate-binding protein — MVKIKKVIPLIASILICTSLLAGCNSKSSESGKKVLNVYNVGDYIDEDLLKQFEDKTGIKVNYETYDTNEIMYQKLKGGNSSYDIVVPSDYMVEKMIKEDMLEKIDFSKVENYKNIDEKFKNLSYDPKNEYSVPYMWGTYGILYNKKLVKDPVDSWNILWNTKYKGQIFMIESIRDSIGVSLRRLGYSLNTTKDDEIAKAKEELIKQKPLVLAYVNDEVKDRMVAEEAALAVVYSGDAVTMKQKNANLEYVIPNEGSNKWFDTLCIPKNAKHKTEAEQFINFLLDPEVAKQNTEYIGYSTPNKAALELLDDKIKSDPTAYPSEDALKKCEVFVDLGENLKKYDDAWLQVKSN; from the coding sequence TTGGTTAAAATAAAAAAAGTAATTCCACTAATTGCTAGCATTTTAATTTGCACTTCATTATTAGCTGGGTGTAACAGTAAATCTTCTGAATCAGGCAAAAAAGTATTGAATGTATATAATGTTGGTGATTACATAGATGAAGATTTATTAAAGCAATTTGAAGATAAAACCGGAATTAAAGTTAATTACGAAACCTATGATACAAACGAAATTATGTACCAAAAGTTGAAAGGTGGAAACTCTAGTTATGATATAGTTGTGCCTTCCGATTATATGGTAGAAAAAATGATTAAGGAAGATATGCTTGAAAAAATAGACTTCAGTAAAGTTGAAAATTACAAGAATATAGATGAAAAATTTAAAAATCTTTCTTATGATCCAAAGAATGAATACTCAGTTCCTTATATGTGGGGAACATACGGAATCTTATACAACAAAAAATTAGTTAAAGATCCAGTGGATAGCTGGAATATACTTTGGAATACAAAGTATAAAGGACAAATTTTTATGATTGAATCTATAAGAGATTCTATAGGAGTGTCCCTTAGGAGACTCGGTTATTCACTTAATACAACTAAGGATGATGAAATAGCAAAAGCTAAAGAAGAATTAATAAAACAAAAGCCATTAGTTCTTGCGTATGTAAATGATGAAGTAAAAGATAGAATGGTTGCCGAAGAGGCTGCGCTTGCAGTTGTTTATTCAGGTGATGCTGTGACAATGAAACAAAAAAATGCAAACCTTGAATATGTTATTCCAAATGAAGGAAGCAATAAGTGGTTTGATACATTATGCATCCCAAAGAACGCTAAACATAAAACTGAAGCAGAACAATTTATAAACTTCCTACTCGATCCTGAAGTAGCTAAACAAAATACAGAATACATTGGTTACTCCACTCCAAATAAAGCAGCCCTAGAATTATTGGATGATAAAATAAAGAGTGACCCTACTGCTTATCCTTCTGAAGATGCTCTAAAGAAGTGTGAAGTTTTTGTTGATCTCGGAGAAAACCTTAAAAAATATGATGATGCTTGGTTGCAAGTTAAATCAAATTAA
- the adhE gene encoding bifunctional acetaldehyde-CoA/alcohol dehydrogenase yields the protein MKVTNSEELSQRISKVREAQRIYSTYTQEQVDEIFRQAAMAANNSRIALAKLAAEETGMGVVEDKVIKNHFASEYIYNKYKNDRTCGLLDYDESFGIARVAEPIGVVAAIIPTTNPTSTAIFKALISLKTRNGIIFSPHPRAKASTIAAAKIVLDAAVKAGAPEDIIGWIDEPSVELSQMVMREADIILATGGPAMVKAAYSSGKPALGVGSGNTPVIIDETAHIKTAVSSILLSKTFDNGMICASEQALVVLEEVYEEVRKELHDRGAYILNEEEREKVRKIILNDKGGLNSDIVGQSAYKIAELAGVDVPRYSKVLVGEVESVEIEEPFSHEKLSPVLAMYCVKNFDEALVKASRLVELGGFGHTSVLYTDQSRSAERIGKFGAAMKTARTIVNMPASQGAIGDIYNFKLAPSLTLGCGSWGGNSVSENVGPKHLLNIKNVAERRENMLWFRVPEKIYFKYGSLAVALRELVDMGKKRAFIVTDKVLYDLGYADMAIKVLEEGHVDFRVFYDVEPDPTLATAKNGADQMDKFKPDVIIALGGGSPMDCAKIMWVMYEHPEVRFEDLAMRFMDIRKRVYKFPELGQKAMMVSIPTSAGTGSEVTPFAVITDEKTGIKYPLADYELTPDMAIIDAELMMNMPKGLTAASGIDALTHAIEAYVSVLASEYTNGLALEAIRLIFKYLPQAYDEGTTNIKAREKMAHAATIAGMSFANAFLGVCHSMAHKLGSMHHVPHGVANALLIDEVIRFNAVDDPRKQTAFPQYRYPNAKWRYTVIADYLKLGGSTEEEKIENLIRAIDDLKARVGMPRTIAEWGVSKEKFYSSLDEMVEQAFDDQCTGANPRYPLMGEIRQMYINAFEGYNIGV from the coding sequence AAGCACAAAGAATTTACTCAACTTATACCCAAGAACAGGTTGATGAAATATTTAGGCAGGCAGCAATGGCAGCAAATAATTCTAGAATAGCTCTTGCAAAGTTGGCTGCTGAAGAAACTGGTATGGGGGTAGTGGAAGACAAGGTTATAAAAAACCACTTTGCATCTGAATACATTTATAATAAATATAAAAATGATAGAACATGTGGATTATTAGATTATGATGAATCATTTGGAATAGCAAGGGTGGCAGAACCAATCGGAGTAGTAGCAGCTATAATCCCAACAACTAATCCAACTTCAACGGCTATTTTTAAAGCGCTTATATCACTTAAAACAAGAAATGGAATAATATTTTCACCTCATCCAAGAGCAAAGGCGTCAACTATAGCAGCTGCAAAGATAGTGTTAGATGCAGCAGTTAAAGCAGGAGCACCAGAAGATATAATAGGATGGATAGATGAGCCTTCAGTTGAACTATCACAAATGGTTATGAGAGAGGCTGACATAATACTAGCTACTGGTGGACCAGCGATGGTAAAAGCTGCTTATTCGTCAGGAAAGCCAGCTTTAGGAGTAGGTTCAGGTAATACCCCTGTAATTATTGATGAAACTGCTCATATAAAGACAGCAGTAAGTTCAATACTTTTATCAAAGACTTTCGATAATGGAATGATATGTGCTTCAGAGCAAGCTTTAGTTGTGCTAGAAGAAGTATACGAAGAGGTAAGAAAAGAGCTTCATGACAGAGGGGCTTATATATTAAACGAAGAAGAAAGAGAAAAGGTAAGAAAGATTATACTGAATGATAAAGGCGGATTAAACTCAGACATAGTAGGTCAGTCAGCATACAAGATAGCAGAATTGGCAGGTGTTGATGTGCCAAGATATTCAAAGGTATTGGTTGGAGAGGTAGAATCAGTTGAAATAGAAGAACCCTTTTCTCATGAAAAACTTTCACCAGTATTAGCAATGTATTGTGTTAAAAATTTTGATGAAGCTTTGGTCAAAGCTTCAAGATTAGTTGAATTAGGCGGATTTGGGCATACTTCGGTATTATATACAGATCAGTCAAGAAGTGCAGAAAGAATCGGAAAGTTTGGTGCAGCAATGAAGACTGCAAGGACAATAGTAAATATGCCTGCATCACAAGGGGCAATTGGAGATATCTATAATTTTAAACTTGCGCCATCTTTAACTCTAGGCTGTGGATCTTGGGGAGGAAATTCGGTATCTGAAAATGTTGGTCCAAAGCATCTACTTAATATAAAGAATGTTGCAGAGAGGAGAGAAAATATGCTTTGGTTCAGAGTACCGGAGAAAATATACTTTAAGTATGGATCTCTTGCTGTAGCGTTAAGAGAATTAGTAGACATGGGCAAAAAGAGAGCGTTTATTGTAACTGATAAAGTTTTATATGATTTAGGGTATGCAGATATGGCAATAAAGGTATTGGAAGAAGGTCATGTTGACTTTAGAGTATTTTATGATGTAGAACCAGACCCAACTTTAGCCACCGCTAAAAATGGAGCAGATCAAATGGATAAATTTAAGCCTGATGTAATAATAGCGCTTGGAGGTGGGTCACCTATGGATTGCGCTAAAATAATGTGGGTTATGTATGAGCATCCAGAGGTAAGATTTGAAGATTTAGCGATGAGATTTATGGATATAAGAAAGAGAGTGTATAAATTCCCAGAGCTCGGACAAAAAGCTATGATGGTGTCTATCCCAACATCAGCAGGAACTGGTTCTGAGGTAACTCCATTTGCTGTAATTACAGACGAAAAAACAGGAATAAAATATCCTTTAGCAGATTATGAGCTTACTCCAGATATGGCAATAATCGATGCTGAACTTATGATGAATATGCCAAAAGGCTTAACTGCAGCATCTGGAATAGATGCCTTGACTCATGCAATTGAAGCTTATGTATCAGTCTTAGCATCAGAATACACAAATGGCTTAGCATTAGAAGCAATAAGACTTATATTTAAATATTTGCCACAAGCTTATGATGAAGGTACTACTAATATAAAAGCCAGAGAAAAAATGGCGCATGCAGCTACAATAGCAGGAATGTCCTTTGCTAATGCATTTTTAGGAGTATGCCACTCAATGGCACATAAGTTAGGATCAATGCATCATGTACCTCACGGAGTGGCAAATGCATTGCTGATAGATGAAGTTATAAGATTTAATGCAGTAGATGATCCAAGAAAACAGACAGCATTTCCTCAATATAGGTATCCAAATGCAAAATGGAGATATACAGTTATTGCTGATTATTTAAAGCTTGGAGGAAGCACTGAGGAAGAAAAAATTGAAAATCTTATAAGAGCTATAGATGATTTGAAGGCTAGAGTTGGAATGCCAAGAACTATAGCAGAATGGGGTGTTTCTAAAGAAAAGTTCTACTCTTCACTAGATGAAATGGTAGAGCAAGCTTTTGATGATCAATGCACTGGTGCGAACCCAAGATACCCACTTATGGGAGAGATTAGACAGATGTATATAAATGCTTTTGAAGGATATAACATAGGAGTTTGA
- the ndk gene encoding nucleoside-diphosphate kinase, whose amino-acid sequence MDIEKSLVLIKPDAVERHVTGKIIDLYESNGLRVIALKMVRVNEELARVHYAEHDGKVFFDELLKYITRSPLVAMILEGQGAIEKVRKINGNTNPEMAEYGTIRKKFGVNKTENSVHASDCRESAQKEINLWFPEFEQ is encoded by the coding sequence GTGGATATAGAAAAGAGTTTGGTTCTTATAAAGCCTGATGCAGTGGAGCGACACGTAACAGGGAAAATAATTGATCTTTATGAGAGTAACGGGTTAAGAGTAATTGCACTTAAAATGGTTAGAGTCAATGAGGAATTGGCTAGAGTGCATTATGCAGAGCATGACGGTAAAGTATTTTTTGATGAATTATTGAAGTATATTACAAGAAGCCCATTAGTTGCTATGATACTGGAAGGACAAGGGGCTATAGAAAAGGTAAGAAAGATAAACGGTAACACAAATCCTGAAATGGCTGAGTACGGAACTATAAGAAAAAAGTTTGGTGTAAACAAAACTGAAAACTCAGTGCATGCCTCTGACTGTAGAGAAAGTGCTCAAAAAGAAATCAATCTATGGTTTCCTGAATTTGAACAGTAA
- a CDS encoding small, acid-soluble spore protein, alpha/beta type — protein sequence MSHKNNKNSKNNKKSNPKTKKELEKMKIETANEIGYSKESRKLGKNKPRPVQTDTNE from the coding sequence ATGTCTCATAAAAACAATAAGAACAGCAAAAATAATAAAAAATCAAATCCTAAAACCAAGAAAGAATTAGAAAAAATGAAGATTGAAACTGCAAATGAGATTGGATACTCAAAGGAATCTAGAAAGTTAGGGAAAAATAAGCCTAGACCAGTGCAGACCGATACTAATGAATAG
- the speD gene encoding adenosylmethionine decarboxylase: MEQLGRHILVEYYNCDKDIISNHSLIEDYMNEAARRSGATIVTSCFHTFNPWGVSGAVIIQESHLTIHTWPEYGYASVDLYTCGDSVNPWKAFNYLEDMLKAERSESTEVSRGIIEKIKNYSDGQYDNIDVTHKPMNE, encoded by the coding sequence ATTGAGCAACTTGGAAGACATATATTGGTAGAGTATTACAATTGTGACAAGGATATAATAAGTAATCATAGCTTGATTGAAGATTATATGAATGAAGCGGCAAGAAGATCAGGTGCAACTATAGTTACAAGTTGTTTTCATACCTTTAATCCATGGGGAGTTAGTGGAGCTGTAATTATTCAAGAATCACATTTAACAATCCACACATGGCCTGAATATGGGTATGCTTCTGTTGATCTATATACTTGTGGTGATAGTGTTAATCCTTGGAAAGCATTTAACTATTTAGAGGATATGCTTAAGGCTGAAAGAAGTGAATCAACTGAGGTATCAAGAGGAATAATTGAAAAGATAAAGAACTATTCTGATGGTCAATATGACAATATAGATGTTACACATAAACCAATGAATGAATAG
- the speE gene encoding polyamine aminopropyltransferase, with protein MELWYTENQTPNVKFSMKVKSHLYAEKSPFQEIEVIDTYEFGRVLVIDGWTMVTEKDEFIYHEMITHVALSTNPDIKRVLVIGAGDGGTVRELTRYETIEKIDMVEIDEVVVKASKEFLPFTACKLDDSRVNLYFEDGIKFVEGKIAEYDLIIVDSTDPIGPGEGLFTVDFYNNCFKALTEKGILVNQGESPYYPNNSREMKRAYSKLKKIFPICEAYQYHMPTYASGHWLFGFASKELHPIKDFKEENFEKRGLKTKYYNKNIHVGAFALPNYVIEQLNSEE; from the coding sequence ATGGAATTGTGGTATACAGAAAATCAAACGCCTAACGTAAAGTTTTCGATGAAGGTAAAGAGTCATCTCTATGCGGAGAAGAGTCCATTCCAAGAGATAGAAGTAATTGATACCTATGAATTTGGAAGAGTTTTAGTAATAGATGGTTGGACTATGGTTACTGAAAAAGATGAGTTCATTTATCATGAAATGATAACTCACGTGGCACTTTCTACAAACCCTGATATAAAAAGAGTGTTGGTAATAGGTGCTGGTGATGGTGGAACTGTAAGAGAATTAACTAGATATGAAACTATAGAAAAGATAGATATGGTAGAAATAGATGAAGTAGTTGTTAAAGCTTCTAAAGAATTTTTACCTTTCACTGCATGTAAACTTGATGATTCAAGGGTTAATTTATACTTCGAAGATGGAATAAAGTTTGTTGAAGGAAAGATAGCTGAGTATGACCTTATAATAGTTGACTCTACAGATCCTATTGGCCCAGGAGAAGGATTATTTACAGTAGATTTTTATAACAATTGCTTTAAGGCTCTTACTGAAAAAGGAATATTAGTTAACCAAGGTGAAAGTCCTTATTACCCTAATAATTCAAGAGAAATGAAAAGAGCATACTCAAAGCTAAAGAAGATATTCCCAATATGTGAGGCGTATCAATACCATATGCCAACCTATGCATCTGGACATTGGTTATTTGGATTTGCATCAAAGGAACTTCATCCTATAAAGGATTTTAAAGAAGAAAACTTTGAGAAACGTGGATTAAAAACTAAGTACTATAACAAGAACATACATGTAGGTGCTTTTGCGCTTCCAAATTACGTTATAGAGCAACTTAATTCTGAAGAATAG
- a CDS encoding acylphosphatase yields the protein MIRYHIIVQGRVQGVGFRYFVQYTASLLNITGTATNLDNGDVEIFAQGDNEHVDAFLARVKRGNGFSRVIECKVEEIPSLEKEKSFRIV from the coding sequence ATGATAAGATATCATATCATTGTCCAAGGAAGGGTTCAAGGAGTAGGTTTTAGATACTTCGTTCAATATACAGCCTCTTTACTTAACATAACTGGTACTGCTACAAATCTTGACAATGGTGATGTAGAGATTTTTGCTCAGGGTGATAACGAACACGTAGATGCTTTTTTAGCCAGGGTTAAGAGAGGAAATGGTTTTTCAAGAGTTATTGAATGTAAGGTAGAAGAAATTCCTTCACTTGAAAAAGAAAAATCTTTCAGAATTGTTTAG
- a CDS encoding ABC transporter permease — protein MVKKLGSKFYLSLVFLFLYAPIIVLIIFSFNNSKSMAIWEGFTFKWYKELISDDRILTALYYTLSVAIISATVSTVVGTLSSIGIFKMRGLSKKIILNINYLPVLNPDIVTGIALMSLFAFFSFKFGFTTMLLAHITFNLPYVILSVLPKLKQLPNNIEEAAMDLGATPGYTLRKVILPQIKPGIVSGFLIAFTMSIDDFVISFFTTGSGVTNLSIEVYSMAKRGIKPEINALSTLMFIVVLTLLLIVNKKESLIRGE, from the coding sequence ATGGTAAAAAAATTAGGTTCTAAATTTTATTTATCCTTAGTTTTTTTATTCTTGTATGCTCCCATCATTGTATTGATTATATTTTCATTTAACAATTCAAAATCCATGGCTATATGGGAAGGTTTCACTTTTAAGTGGTATAAGGAACTTATAAGTGATGATAGAATTTTAACGGCTCTTTACTATACTTTAAGTGTAGCAATTATATCAGCAACAGTATCCACTGTTGTTGGAACTCTAAGTTCTATTGGCATATTTAAGATGAGAGGATTAAGTAAAAAAATAATTCTTAACATAAACTATCTTCCAGTTTTAAATCCTGATATTGTTACAGGAATTGCCTTGATGAGTCTATTTGCTTTCTTTAGTTTTAAATTTGGATTTACTACTATGCTTTTAGCTCATATAACCTTTAACCTCCCCTATGTAATACTATCAGTTCTCCCTAAACTTAAGCAGTTACCAAATAACATTGAAGAAGCGGCTATGGATCTTGGTGCTACTCCAGGCTACACCCTTAGAAAGGTTATCCTACCACAAATCAAACCTGGAATAGTATCGGGTTTTTTGATAGCATTTACTATGTCCATAGATGATTTTGTAATAAGCTTTTTCACTACTGGCTCAGGTGTTACTAATCTTTCTATTGAGGTATACTCAATGGCTAAGAGAGGAATAAAACCTGAAATAAATGCTTTGTCTACATTAATGTTCATTGTAGTTTTAACTTTATTATTGATAGTTAATAAAAAAGAATCTTTAATAAGAGGTGAATAA
- the potA gene encoding spermidine/putrescine ABC transporter ATP-binding protein — protein MDDNIIEIKNVSKSFNNIKIIDDLNLCIKKNEFLTLLGPSGCGKTTTLKMLAGFESVDIGTICFEGSDINNIPPYNRQINTVFQNYALFPHLNVYDNIAFGLKIKKLSKSTIKHKITSILKLVALEGFEKRDVDSLSGGQQQRVAIARALVNEPKVLLLDEPLGALDLKLRKEMQLELKNIQQKLGITFVFVTHDQEEALTMSDTIVVMDKGIVQQMGTPEDIYNEPINSFVAKFIGESNIIDGVMLKDYRVKFCDSEFECVDKGFSSNENVDVVIRPEDIKIVDSEKGMLKGEITSVIFKGVHYELEVLEHDRKWLIHNTKSAPIGSMIGLSIHPEDIHIMKKRITT, from the coding sequence TTGGATGATAACATTATTGAAATTAAAAATGTGTCGAAAAGCTTCAATAACATAAAAATAATTGATGATTTAAATCTATGTATTAAAAAAAATGAATTTTTGACCCTTCTCGGGCCAAGTGGTTGTGGCAAGACAACTACTCTAAAAATGTTGGCGGGTTTTGAAAGTGTTGATATTGGAACAATTTGTTTTGAAGGAAGTGATATTAATAATATCCCGCCTTATAACAGACAGATCAATACTGTATTTCAAAACTACGCTCTATTCCCTCATCTAAATGTTTATGACAATATTGCTTTTGGTCTTAAGATAAAAAAACTTTCTAAATCTACCATTAAACACAAGATTACATCAATTTTGAAGTTGGTTGCTTTGGAAGGTTTTGAAAAAAGAGACGTAGATTCTCTCAGCGGTGGCCAACAACAGCGAGTAGCAATTGCTAGAGCTTTAGTGAATGAGCCAAAAGTACTACTATTAGACGAACCCCTTGGAGCTTTGGATCTTAAACTCAGAAAAGAAATGCAGTTGGAATTAAAAAACATACAACAAAAACTAGGTATCACTTTTGTTTTTGTAACCCATGATCAAGAAGAAGCACTTACCATGTCTGATACTATTGTCGTCATGGATAAAGGAATCGTGCAGCAGATGGGAACACCTGAAGATATATATAATGAACCAATAAATTCATTTGTAGCTAAGTTTATCGGAGAAAGCAATATAATTGATGGAGTTATGTTAAAAGATTATAGAGTTAAGTTTTGTGATAGCGAATTTGAATGTGTGGACAAAGGTTTTTCAAGTAATGAGAATGTTGATGTTGTTATAAGACCAGAAGATATAAAGATAGTTGATTCTGAAAAAGGAATGCTTAAAGGAGAAATCACATCAGTTATTTTTAAAGGAGTTCATTATGAGCTGGAAGTTCTAGAACATGATAGAAAATGGCTGATACACAATACAAAAAGTGCCCCAATTGGCTCAATGATTGGTCTAAGTATTCATCCTGAAGATATACATATAATGAAAAAAAGGATAACTACATAG
- the dapF gene encoding diaminopimelate epimerase, translated as MKIDFIKCHGSGNDFILIDELNKSLNLTEENRRSLAIELCDRAGKIGADGILFVQNSSFCDGKMRIFNADGTEPEMCGNGLRCVGRYLIDVLKKEFITVETMKAKYDVKAVPEIFDGVKTVEIEIDTVNFNVNSLPLNHSKDTLINEKIPALSDHLLFTAVSITNPHVVTFINQLSRDEIVRIGKEGNTNKSVFPQGVNVNFVRVLEENSIYVTTYERGVGITKSCGTGMTASSAAYCLNNPNLYGTELNIYNDGGMIKIYVNKDDKNNYKIRFIGNGSYVYSSSANLNDSFKLISLTDNKDFEEEVASYDKFLDYTKNVIE; from the coding sequence ATGAAAATAGACTTTATAAAATGCCATGGTTCAGGAAATGACTTCATATTAATAGATGAATTAAATAAGTCTCTGAATTTGACAGAAGAAAATAGAAGAAGCTTAGCAATTGAACTATGTGATAGAGCTGGAAAGATAGGGGCTGATGGAATATTATTTGTTCAAAACAGTTCTTTCTGCGATGGAAAAATGAGAATATTTAATGCTGATGGCACAGAACCTGAGATGTGTGGAAATGGTTTAAGGTGCGTAGGAAGATATTTAATTGATGTTCTAAAAAAAGAGTTTATTACTGTTGAAACAATGAAAGCTAAATATGATGTAAAGGCTGTTCCAGAAATCTTTGATGGCGTTAAAACAGTTGAAATAGAAATAGATACCGTTAATTTTAATGTGAACTCTCTTCCTTTAAATCATTCAAAAGATACCTTAATAAACGAGAAAATCCCTGCTTTATCTGACCACTTACTTTTCACTGCTGTAAGTATAACAAACCCACATGTAGTTACATTCATTAATCAATTGAGCAGAGATGAAATAGTTAGAATAGGCAAAGAAGGTAATACAAATAAATCCGTTTTTCCACAAGGCGTAAATGTTAATTTCGTAAGAGTTCTTGAGGAGAACAGTATATATGTTACCACTTATGAGCGTGGTGTAGGTATAACAAAGTCCTGCGGTACAGGTATGACAGCTTCTAGTGCTGCTTATTGCTTAAACAATCCTAATTTATACGGCACAGAACTTAACATATATAATGATGGCGGTATGATAAAGATATATGTTAATAAAGATGATAAAAACAATTACAAGATAAGATTCATAGGAAATGGTTCCTATGTATATTCTTCTTCAGCAAACCTTAATGATTCATTTAAGTTAATATCTCTTACAGACAATAAAGATTTTGAAGAAGAAGTTGCTAGCTATGATAAATTTCTTGATTACACTAAGAATGTTATAGAATAA
- a CDS encoding ABC transporter permease, producing MVKKRSYAAYPYFIWSVLFIVIPLFMVLFFSFTKKVDGSFIFSMDNYHKLINPIYLKVFWRSIYLAFISTLLCLVIGYPAAYFISKINLKRRNLFILLFILPMWMNFLLRTYAWMSILGKNGFINTLLIKIGLPSITLLYTDAAVLLGMVYNFLPYMVLPIYTVIIKIDENLINAAHDLGANKTQVFGKVIFPLTVPGVISGITMVFMPAVTTFVISRLLGGGQYMLLGNLIEQQFTNIGDWNFGSAISIFMMLIILLSMAIMTKFDGDESKEGGGQVW from the coding sequence ATAGTGAAAAAGCGTTCCTATGCTGCTTACCCATATTTTATTTGGAGTGTACTTTTTATTGTAATCCCCCTTTTTATGGTCTTATTCTTTAGTTTCACAAAAAAGGTTGACGGTTCATTTATATTTTCTATGGACAACTATCACAAACTTATTAATCCAATATATTTAAAGGTTTTTTGGAGATCAATTTATCTTGCTTTCATTTCTACTTTACTATGTCTTGTAATAGGATATCCTGCTGCCTACTTTATTTCAAAAATAAACTTAAAAAGAAGAAATCTATTCATACTACTATTTATTTTACCAATGTGGATGAATTTCCTTCTAAGAACATATGCTTGGATGTCCATACTAGGAAAAAATGGGTTTATAAACACCCTATTAATTAAGATAGGTCTACCATCTATAACTTTATTATATACTGATGCAGCAGTACTTTTGGGCATGGTGTACAATTTCCTTCCTTATATGGTACTTCCAATATACACTGTAATCATAAAAATAGATGAAAACCTTATAAACGCAGCACATGATTTAGGTGCAAATAAAACTCAAGTTTTTGGAAAGGTAATATTTCCACTTACTGTACCAGGGGTTATATCAGGGATAACAATGGTATTTATGCCTGCAGTAACAACCTTTGTAATTTCAAGACTTCTTGGCGGTGGTCAGTATATGCTTCTAGGAAATCTTATCGAACAGCAATTTACAAATATAGGAGATTGGAATTTTGGTTCAGCTATTTCTATATTTATGATGCTTATAATATTACTATCTATGGCCATTATGACTAAATTTGATGGAGATGAAAGTAAAGAAGGTGGTGGACAAGTATGGTAA